The following proteins are co-located in the Bacillota bacterium genome:
- the tpiA gene encoding triose-phosphate isomerase yields MRKPIIAGNWKMYKTGSDGRTLGEEVALAVGDLAGQRVEVVLCPPFTALESVAGAVAGTPLKLGAQNAHWEKEGPFTGEVSPAMLKAIGCAYVIVGHSERRQHFGETDEGVNKRARGALAFGLTPIICVGERLEERQAGKTAEVVTRQLKGALAGLGPDEVRQVVVAYEPVWAIGTGIAATAADAREGCSLIRRLIAEAAGPSVADQVRIQYGGSVKPENIAEFMAEPDIDGALVGGASLKADSFAGIVRGGAAAKG; encoded by the coding sequence GTGCGGAAACCCATCATTGCCGGCAACTGGAAGATGTACAAGACCGGGTCCGACGGTCGAACCCTGGGCGAGGAGGTCGCCCTGGCCGTCGGTGACCTGGCCGGGCAGCGGGTCGAGGTGGTCCTGTGCCCGCCCTTCACCGCCCTTGAATCGGTCGCCGGGGCCGTTGCCGGCACGCCGCTGAAACTGGGCGCCCAGAACGCCCATTGGGAGAAAGAGGGGCCCTTCACCGGTGAAGTATCCCCGGCCATGCTCAAGGCCATCGGTTGTGCCTATGTCATCGTCGGCCATTCGGAACGCCGGCAGCACTTCGGCGAGACCGATGAGGGTGTAAACAAGCGGGCTCGCGGCGCCCTGGCCTTCGGCCTGACCCCGATCATCTGCGTCGGGGAGCGGCTCGAGGAGCGCCAGGCGGGGAAGACCGCCGAGGTCGTCACCAGGCAGCTGAAGGGGGCCCTGGCCGGCCTCGGCCCGGACGAAGTCCGGCAGGTCGTCGTGGCCTACGAGCCAGTTTGGGCGATCGGGACGGGCATCGCCGCCACCGCCGCCGACGCCCGTGAAGGGTGCTCGCTCATCCGCCGGCTCATCGCCGAGGCCGCCGGACCGTCCGTGGCCGACCAGGTCCGGATCCAGTACGGCGGCAGCGTCAAGCCGGAGAATATCGCCGAGTTCATGGCCGAGCCGGACATCGATGGGGCCCTCGTCGGCGGGGCCAGCCT
- the speE gene encoding polyamine aminopropyltransferase, translating into MELWFTEQQTPDLRLDLRIDRTLVNEKTQYQDLALVETRQYGRMLVLDGCVMTTEKDEFVYHEMIAHVPLATHPAPRKVLVVGGGDGGVIREALRHPTVERAVLAEIDGQVIKRSQEFLPSIAGALTDPRVTLAVGDGIKHVKEHRGEYDVIVCDSTDPIGPAVGLFSREFYADVREALTPDGIFVAQSESPFLHGELIARVVKDLAAVFPVARLYWAVIPTYPGAMWTFAIGSKKHDPAADFRRVELPTKYYSSDIHRASFVLPPFVAERLK; encoded by the coding sequence TTGGAACTCTGGTTTACCGAACAGCAGACCCCTGATCTCCGTCTGGACCTCCGGATCGACCGGACCCTCGTCAACGAGAAGACCCAGTATCAAGACCTGGCCCTGGTCGAAACCCGGCAGTACGGTCGGATGCTGGTCCTCGACGGTTGCGTGATGACCACCGAGAAGGACGAGTTCGTCTACCATGAGATGATCGCCCACGTGCCGCTGGCCACCCACCCCGCGCCCCGCAAGGTCCTGGTCGTCGGCGGGGGCGACGGCGGGGTCATCCGCGAGGCCCTCCGGCACCCCACGGTGGAGCGGGCCGTCCTCGCCGAAATCGACGGCCAGGTGATCAAGCGCAGCCAGGAGTTCCTTCCGTCGATCGCCGGCGCCCTCACCGACCCCCGGGTAACCCTGGCCGTGGGCGACGGGATCAAGCACGTCAAGGAGCACCGCGGGGAATACGACGTCATCGTCTGCGACTCGACCGACCCCATCGGACCGGCCGTCGGTCTCTTCTCGCGGGAGTTCTACGCCGATGTCAGGGAGGCCCTGACCCCGGACGGCATCTTCGTCGCCCAGTCCGAGTCCCCCTTCCTCCACGGCGAACTGATCGCCCGGGTGGTCAAGGACCTGGCCGCGGTTTTCCCGGTGGCCCGCCTGTATTGGGCGGTCATCCCGACCTACCCCGGGGCGATGTGGACCTTCGCCATCGGGTCAAAGAAGCATGACCCGGCCGCCGACTTCCGGCGGGTCGAGCTGCCGACCAAGTATTACTCGTCGGACATCCACCGGGCGTCCTTCGTCCTGCCACCGTTCGTCGCCGAGCGCCTCAAGTAG